The Bradysia coprophila strain Holo2 chromosome IV unlocalized genomic scaffold, BU_Bcop_v1 contig_81, whole genome shotgun sequence genome has a window encoding:
- the LOC119072413 gene encoding uncharacterized protein LOC119072413 — protein MVEESDFKFDEKLRQQIHYDWGKYYKRLGKNADAKKQFLDSLSLNENAHGPMEQLSKCHLERGDVTVALHQANQCLKTYPKITRTNTLRNECIYDGNAFEECLVEQYRLSHDKRPVIGLVDAIKLTELTLEGSIGNQTGSFLHNFRQALSEIDKIEAQAVDTRPLWKIRRDKGECDVLSVCSDSNERVKNFATIEHPLDLYRSRKRQKRIRSMYFTTPTIQAHDFLRGLTNDPRLDFPPNDESTKVIGNAIEEELKVFERFENMLQQREPIYAKRILQKKRNSRKFNEHTLLRLQETIENLAKNQLVRIKTIKLADLSGLVTYVEEIMTNFYMLKSEKVFPKKSEFVETIYDIVGNRYIDTIDTNSKYPPCFERAFSRHHDHNFVVPKRFNLSPGLQKPVDHFLKRLRHTDIPIEKCHIVHQLSRIFFNQERYVESKEMGEELVKVATSINSYTWMQLGHFRVMVVNDAFADRDSVKLDVEAIRKFKSNIKLSIRNFLDRID, from the coding sequence atgGTCGAGGAGTCAGACTTCAAGTTTGATGAAAAGTTGAGACAACAAATTCACTACGATTGGGGCAAGTACTACAAGCGATTGGGAAAGAATGCCGACGCGAAAAAACAGTTTCTCGATTCTTTATCACTGAACGAAAACGCTCATGGCCCAATGGAGCAGCTAAGCAAGTGTCACTTAGAAAGAGGCGATGTTACGGTAGCATTGCATCAAGCCAATCAGTGCCTAAAAACCTATCCGAAAATAACACGAACGAATACTCTGCGAAACGAATGCATTTACGATGGTAATGCATTCGAGGAATGTTTAGTGGAACAATACAGATTGAGTCATGATAAAAGGCCGGTAATTGGATTAGTGGATGCAATAAAATTGACCGAACTCACACTAGAAGGGTCAATTGGAAACCAGACGGGTTCctttttgcataattttcgGCAAGCGCTTTCTGAGATagacaaaattgaagctcaaGCTGTGGATACCAGACCATTGTGGAAGATCCGTAGAGACAAAGGGGAATGTGATGTGCTCAGTGTTTGTTCGGATAGCAACGAAAGAGTGAAAAATTTTGCCACTATCGAGCATCCATTAGATCTGTATCGCTCTAGGAAGAGGCAAAAGAGAATTCGTTCAATGTATTTTACCACACCGACTATACAGGCCCACGATTTCCTCAGAGGATTAACAAACGATCCGCGTCTCGACTTTCCTCCGAATGACGAAAGTACAAAAGTTATAGGAAATGCTATCGAAGAAGAGCTGAAAGTGTTcgaaagatttgaaaatatgctGCAGCAACGTGAACCGATCTATGCGAAGAGAATTCTTCAAAAGAAACGTAACAGCCGAAAATTCAACGAACACACTTTGCTAAGATTGCAAGAAACTATTGAAAATCTTGCCAAGAATCAACTGGTGAGAATCAAAACTATCAAACTTGCCGATCTTTCCGGCCTGGTAACATACGTGGAAGAAATTATGACCAATTTCTATATGCTCAAGTCCGAGAAAGTTTTTCCAAAGAAATCGGAATTTGTCgaaacaatttacgacatcgTCGGTAACCGATATATTGACACTATTGACACAAATTCCAAATATCCACCATGCTTTGAACGCGCATTCAGTCGTCACCACGACCATAACTTTGTCGTACCGAAAAGATTTAACTTGTCTCCTGGCCTCCAGAAACCCGTCGATCATTTCTTGAAGCGGCTTCGACATACCGACAttccaattgaaaaatgtcACATCGTCCATCAACTATCAAGAATTTTCTTCAATCAAGAAAGGTACGTTGAATCGAAGGAAATGGGCGAAGAACTTGTTAAAGTAGCGACATCGATAAACAGCTACACCTGGATGCAGTTGGGACATTTTCGTGTAATGGTGGTTAACGATGCGTTTGCAGATCGCGATAGTGTTAAACTGGACGTGGAGgctattcgaaaatttaaatcgaaCATTAAGTTGTCCATTCGTAACTTTCTGGATAGAATTGATTGA